A segment of the Actinomyces sp. oral taxon 171 str. F0337 genome:
GCTCGATCGCGCACCGGATGGGAGTCGGGCGAGGCACCGACTTCCTGCTGTACGCCCTGGTGATCGCCTTCCTGGCGCAGATCCTCTCCTCCTTCCGGCGCAACAGCGCCCGAGAGCGGCAGATCACTCACCTGGCCCGGCGCATCGCCCTGGACAACGCGCCCGAGCCGCCCGCCGCAGCACGACTCACCCCTGCGACTCACGACTGAGCACTGCACACGGCGCGCCCGGAGGGCGCCGTGTGCTCTCCCTTCAGCGCCGGGAGGCGAGGACCTCGAGCTCTTCCCGCAGGTGCAGCCCGCCGGAGAGCAGCCAGCGCACCGGCGCCTGCCACGGGGAGTCGTAGACGCCGCAGAGGTAGTGCCGAGCGGAGGCGTGGTGCGCCCGGATCATCTTCTCCGGACGCGCCTTCCAGCTGGCCCCCTGCTCGTGGATGACGACGGAGTCGTTCACCTGCACGTTGAGCCAGCCGGCTCGCCCGACCCGTTCCCCCAGGTCCACGTCCTCGAAGAACATGAAGTAGTCGTCATCGAAGCCCTTCAGGCGTCTCCAGGCGGCGGCGGGCAGCAGCAGGCAGGCACCGGAGAGCCAGCCCACTGTCCGGGTCCCGTCGCAGCCCCCCTGTCCGGCAGTGTGATAGGCGGCGGAGAAGGGGTTGGCCGGCCAGATCTTGCCCAGAACGGCGTGCCCTGCACCCTTGACCAGGGAGGGCAGGGCACGCCCGGAGGGGTAGACGGTGCCGTCGGGGTTGAGCAGGAGGGGGCCCAGGCAGCCGGCCGCCGGATTGGCCAGACCTGCATCGATGAGGGCGTCGAGACTCCCCGGTTTCCAGACGAGATCGGGATTGGCCACCACGATCCAGTCCTCCTCCAGGTCCGCGGCCGCAAGGTTGGCGCCCGCCCCGTAACCGAGGTTGGTGCCGTCCCCGACGACACGCGCCCCGTGGCGCTGAGCGGCAGCGGTGACGACATCGTGCTCGGTGCCGTTGTCCGCGATGACGACGACGAGCCGACGCGCCGTCGCCGCGGCCAAGGAGGCCAGGAAGCGCTCCAGCTCCTCGCCCGGATTGAAGGCGACCGTCACCACTCGCACACTCTGCTCGTCGGGGGCACCGGCTGCTGATGCACCGACGGTGTCCGAGTCCGATCGCCCGCCCGGTTGGCGGATATCTCCACCCGTCTCCACATTAGCCCTCCCGCCAGTCGAGGCGGCGGCCGGAGCCCCTGAGCGCTCCTCTACCTGATCCGAAGCGCTGAGGGGAGTGGCCGAGGTACTGGTCGGCGTGGGTTTCGCAACACTGGTCACGGAGAGAGCCTAGCCCTGTTACCCGTGTGAGGGGCTTCACCCCTCATTGGGTAAATCTCATGCAACAGGTGTAGGGAGGCCCATATGGATCTCCTCCCTCATTCCCTATGATCGCTTCCGTGCCTCAGTTCAGTAAGCCGCGCGCGC
Coding sequences within it:
- a CDS encoding glycosyltransferase family 2 protein, which gives rise to MTSVAKPTPTSTSATPLSASDQVEERSGAPAAASTGGRANVETGGDIRQPGGRSDSDTVGASAAGAPDEQSVRVVTVAFNPGEELERFLASLAAATARRLVVVIADNGTEHDVVTAAAQRHGARVVGDGTNLGYGAGANLAAADLEEDWIVVANPDLVWKPGSLDALIDAGLANPAAGCLGPLLLNPDGTVYPSGRALPSLVKGAGHAVLGKIWPANPFSAAYHTAGQGGCDGTRTVGWLSGACLLLPAAAWRRLKGFDDDYFMFFEDVDLGERVGRAGWLNVQVNDSVVIHEQGASWKARPEKMIRAHHASARHYLCGVYDSPWQAPVRWLLSGGLHLREELEVLASRR
- a CDS encoding DUF2304 domain-containing protein, which translates into the protein MTHQFAAQVTPITNHQFYIQAALILAVIAVGWMMLRTPGGARHMAARRLVTLAFVAFAVFNITFPWVMSSIAHRMGVGRGTDFLLYALVIAFLAQILSSFRRNSARERQITHLARRIALDNAPEPPAAARLTPATHD